In Chryseobacterium camelliae, one DNA window encodes the following:
- the ccoG gene encoding cytochrome c oxidase accessory protein CcoG has protein sequence MNIQSDNLQAHQQDAHHFRNSVGTMDESGKRKWVYPRKPKGKFTNYRNYTSYFLLILFFGLPFVKVNGNPFLLFNVIDRAFFIFGQPFYLQDFFILALGAVTSVIFVMLFTVVFGRIFCGWLCPQTIFMESVFRKIEFWIEGDRNRQMKLDRQDWDAEKLRKRLLKWFVFAVISVLITNFMFMYIVGYEKVFSIIFEGPAENPLKFLGMIAFAGTFYFVFAWLREQVCTLVCPYGRLQGVLIDKNTINVYYDFRRGENRSKWRHHEDRKAAGKGDCIDCQQCVVVCPTGIDIRNGQQLECINCTACIDACDEVMEKVGLPKGLIRYATEAEIENREKFRFTSRMKATSFILVLLIGFLGFLMHDRGSLEAKFIKPAGSTYFIKDGRISNTFIYTFLNKSNEQKILTIKVLNADHARIEFFGSEKIILKGDQILKGNINISFPEKEIRFSKQNLAIGVYDEKGKLLDTFETVFEGPFTLTL, from the coding sequence ATGAATATACAATCCGATAATCTTCAGGCACATCAACAAGATGCTCACCATTTCAGAAATTCAGTAGGCACAATGGATGAATCCGGTAAAAGAAAATGGGTGTACCCACGCAAGCCGAAAGGCAAATTTACTAATTACCGGAACTACACAAGTTATTTCCTGCTTATTCTTTTCTTCGGGTTACCTTTTGTAAAGGTCAATGGCAATCCTTTTCTGCTGTTTAATGTGATCGACCGGGCATTTTTCATCTTCGGGCAGCCGTTCTACCTGCAGGATTTCTTCATTCTTGCCTTAGGAGCTGTAACGTCCGTTATCTTTGTTATGCTTTTTACAGTCGTTTTCGGCAGGATCTTTTGTGGCTGGCTTTGTCCTCAGACCATCTTTATGGAAAGTGTCTTCAGGAAAATCGAATTCTGGATTGAAGGGGACCGCAACAGACAGATGAAGCTCGACAGACAGGATTGGGACGCTGAAAAGCTAAGGAAAAGGCTTTTGAAATGGTTTGTATTTGCTGTCATCTCAGTACTTATTACCAACTTTATGTTCATGTACATCGTAGGGTACGAAAAGGTTTTCAGTATTATTTTTGAGGGACCCGCAGAAAACCCTTTGAAATTCCTGGGAATGATTGCCTTCGCAGGTACGTTTTATTTTGTATTTGCCTGGCTCCGGGAACAGGTGTGCACGCTCGTATGTCCATACGGAAGGCTTCAGGGTGTACTGATTGACAAAAATACCATCAATGTATATTATGATTTCCGGAGAGGGGAAAACCGTTCTAAATGGAGACATCATGAAGACAGAAAAGCTGCAGGTAAGGGCGATTGTATCGACTGCCAACAATGTGTGGTGGTATGCCCTACCGGAATAGACATCAGAAATGGCCAGCAGCTGGAATGCATCAACTGCACCGCCTGTATCGACGCTTGTGATGAAGTCATGGAAAAAGTTGGTCTTCCAAAAGGCCTGATCCGCTATGCCACAGAGGCAGAAATAGAAAACCGTGAAAAATTCAGATTTACTTCTCGGATGAAAGCTACGAGTTTCATTCTCGTTCTTCTGATCGGATTCCTGGGATTCCTGATGCATGACAGAGGTTCACTGGAGGCCAAATTCATCAAACCTGCGGGATCCACGTATTTTATTAAAGACGGGAGAATAAGCAACACCTTTATTTATACGTTCCTGAATAAGTCCAACGAACAAAAAATACTCACCATAAAAGTGCTTAATGCTGATCATGCACGAATAGAATTTTTCGGTTCTGAAAAAATTATTCTGAAAGGAGATCAGATCCTGAAAGGCAACATCAATATTTCATTTCCGGAAAAAGAGATCAGGTTTTCCAAACAAAACCTGGCTATCGGAGTCTATGATGAAAAAGGGAAATTACTGGATACTTTTGAGACTGTTTTTGAAGGTCCTTTTACGCTTACCCTGTAA